Proteins encoded by one window of Kineosporia sp. NBRC 101731:
- a CDS encoding EAL domain-containing protein, which produces MPRGDLRRARHDGARVSVAESEARHRALLGALPDGVLLQDLNGSVLLANLRAGQLLDLKLLEEPSSGVPAQRRADETSPMALNGHRRVADPRPGRIEGVNRISSAALRSGQMQSGFTDPVLVDGVSRLLQVTSIPLLGDDGRPRAVVSSVAPATDPAAVPPVAQEVGGDDIFRRTMQHSPIGIAVATLNGRFLRVNRTLCRMLGYRADELQARSLADIVHPADIVTVRARISGLIGSDEDSLRLERSFVGHGGMHLWGTLVITPIRDSSSRPVQLVVQVEDRSDLHQAQGLLTHMTLHDRLTGLPGRPLVLDRVQQALDRTRRSGLRAAVLQGDVDHFRVVNDNAGFEDGDEVLAEIGRRVAGSLRPGDTAGRLGGDEFVVVCDDITDEDEAGAIADRVRAAVNEPLILGGRTLRPTLSIGIALSTSADNDPLMLLRDAEIATYQAKNRGRDRWDVVDPGLRQAASERLDLESQLRTAIGDGELELHFQPIVGLTGRRVIGREALVRWRHPEKGLMPPITFLPIAEESGLIVELGAWVLRAAVRAAAASRDPGYVAVNVSPNQMIRPGFSGLVEQALAESGLPAGQLVLELTESVMLSAAPAARPEIDRLHRLGVRIVVDDFGTGFSALSYLRDLPVSGIKVDRSFTAGLGDDPQCDRIVEALIGLGQGLGIDVIVEGVETERQSALLVGIGVKHAQGYLFGKPSPQYELQSA; this is translated from the coding sequence ATGCCGCGAGGAGATCTACGCCGGGCCCGGCACGATGGGGCCCGCGTGTCCGTCGCCGAGTCGGAGGCCCGCCACCGGGCCCTGCTCGGCGCGCTCCCGGACGGCGTGCTGCTGCAGGACCTGAACGGCAGCGTGCTCCTGGCCAATCTGCGGGCCGGGCAGCTCCTGGACCTGAAACTGCTGGAGGAACCCAGCTCCGGGGTGCCGGCCCAGCGTCGCGCCGACGAGACCAGCCCGATGGCTCTCAACGGTCATCGCCGGGTCGCCGACCCCCGCCCGGGCCGCATCGAGGGCGTGAACCGGATCAGCTCGGCGGCCCTGCGCAGCGGCCAGATGCAGAGCGGTTTCACCGATCCGGTGCTGGTCGACGGGGTCAGCCGGCTGTTGCAGGTCACCTCGATCCCGCTGCTGGGTGACGACGGCCGGCCCCGCGCCGTGGTCAGTTCCGTGGCCCCTGCCACTGACCCGGCCGCTGTCCCGCCGGTGGCGCAGGAGGTCGGCGGGGATGACATCTTCCGCCGCACCATGCAGCACAGCCCGATCGGTATCGCCGTGGCGACGCTGAACGGCCGCTTCCTGCGGGTGAATCGCACGCTGTGCCGGATGCTCGGCTACCGCGCCGACGAGCTCCAGGCCCGCTCCCTGGCCGACATCGTGCATCCGGCGGACATCGTCACCGTGCGCGCCCGGATCTCCGGCCTGATCGGTAGCGATGAGGATTCCCTGCGGCTGGAGCGGAGTTTCGTCGGGCACGGAGGCATGCACCTGTGGGGCACCCTGGTGATCACGCCGATCCGCGACTCCTCGTCCCGCCCGGTGCAGCTCGTCGTGCAGGTCGAGGACCGCAGCGACCTGCACCAGGCGCAGGGCCTGCTGACCCACATGACGCTGCACGACCGGCTCACCGGCCTGCCGGGTCGTCCGCTGGTGCTCGACCGTGTGCAGCAGGCTCTCGACCGCACGCGCCGCAGCGGGCTGCGGGCCGCCGTGCTGCAGGGTGACGTGGACCATTTCCGGGTCGTCAACGACAACGCCGGTTTCGAGGACGGCGACGAGGTGCTGGCCGAGATCGGCCGCCGGGTGGCCGGTTCCCTGCGCCCCGGCGACACCGCCGGGCGCCTCGGCGGCGACGAGTTCGTGGTGGTCTGCGACGACATCACCGACGAGGACGAGGCCGGCGCGATCGCCGACCGGGTGCGGGCCGCGGTGAACGAGCCGCTGATACTCGGCGGACGCACGCTGCGGCCCACCCTCAGCATCGGCATCGCCCTCTCCACCTCGGCCGACAACGACCCGCTGATGCTGCTGCGTGACGCCGAGATCGCCACCTACCAGGCCAAGAACCGGGGTCGCGACCGCTGGGACGTCGTCGACCCCGGCCTGCGCCAGGCCGCCTCCGAACGTCTGGACCTGGAGTCACAGCTGCGCACCGCGATCGGCGACGGCGAGCTGGAGCTGCACTTCCAGCCGATCGTCGGGCTCACCGGGCGCCGGGTGATCGGCCGGGAGGCTCTGGTTCGCTGGCGTCACCCCGAGAAGGGGCTCATGCCGCCGATCACGTTCCTGCCGATCGCCGAGGAGTCGGGGCTGATCGTCGAACTGGGCGCCTGGGTACTGCGCGCCGCCGTGCGGGCCGCCGCCGCCAGCCGCGACCCCGGCTACGTGGCCGTGAACGTGTCACCGAACCAGATGATCCGCCCCGGCTTCTCCGGCCTGGTGGAGCAGGCCCTGGCCGAGTCCGGCCTGCCCGCCGGGCAACTCGTGCTCGAGCTGACCGAGTCGGTGATGCTCAGCGCCGCCCCCGCCGCCCGGCCGGAGATCGATCGGCTGCACCGGCTGGGCGTGCGGATCGTGGTGGACGACTTCGGCACCGGCTTCTCGGCCCTGTCGTACCTGCGGGACCTGCCCGTCTCCGGGATCAAGGTGGACCGCAGCTTCACCGCGGGGCTGGGCGACGACCCGCAGTGCGACCGCATCGTCGAGGCCCTGATCGGCCTCGGGCAGGGACTCGGCATCGACGTCATCGTCGAGGGCGTCGAGACCGAGCGGCAGAGCGCCCTGCTCGTCGGGATCGGGGTCAAGCACGCCCAGGGCTACCTGTTCGGGAAGCCCAGCCCGCAGTACGAGTTGCAGAGTGCTTAG
- the cysS gene encoding cysteine--tRNA ligase, translating to MSLRLFDSATRQVRDFVPVVPGKAGIYVCGPTPQSSPHIGHVRAQVNFDVLRRWLTYGGLEVGYVRNVTDIDDKILAKSAEAGREWWAHAFLYEQEFTHAYDVLNVLRPTIEPRATGHITEMVELIERLIAAGHAYPAADGSGDVYFDVRSFPAYGSLTRQKIDDMEAAADTAPNTRKKDPRDFALWKSAKPGEPTTASWPTPWGRGRPGWHLECSAMATRYLGAEFDIHGGGLDLRFPHHENELAQSRAAGDGFARYWLHNAWVTMSGEKMSKSLGNTMTIAELTRTVRPVVLRYVLATPHYRSNIEISPESLADATTAYERIENFVHRAAERLGAPGSTEKVPSAFAAALDDDLGVPAGVAVLHDTVREGNRALAENDGAALGTALDEVRAMTAVLGLDPLDPAWSTGGAAGDARTAALDVLVRAELDARATARKERDFATADAIRDRLVAAGVVVEDTPEGARWSLEASSGR from the coding sequence GTGAGCCTCAGACTGTTTGATTCCGCGACCCGGCAGGTACGGGACTTCGTCCCCGTCGTCCCCGGCAAGGCGGGCATCTACGTCTGTGGGCCCACACCGCAGAGCTCACCGCACATCGGCCATGTCCGGGCCCAGGTCAACTTCGACGTGCTCCGGCGCTGGCTGACGTACGGCGGCCTGGAGGTCGGCTACGTCCGCAACGTCACCGACATCGACGACAAGATCCTCGCGAAGTCGGCCGAGGCGGGCCGGGAGTGGTGGGCGCACGCCTTCCTCTACGAGCAGGAGTTCACGCACGCCTACGACGTGCTGAACGTGCTGCGACCGACGATCGAGCCGCGGGCCACGGGCCACATCACCGAGATGGTGGAGCTCATCGAGCGGCTGATCGCGGCCGGCCACGCCTACCCGGCGGCCGACGGTTCGGGCGACGTCTACTTCGACGTGCGCTCGTTCCCCGCCTACGGCTCGCTGACGCGGCAGAAGATCGACGACATGGAGGCCGCGGCCGACACCGCGCCCAACACCCGCAAGAAAGACCCACGCGACTTCGCGCTCTGGAAGAGCGCCAAGCCGGGCGAGCCCACCACCGCCTCCTGGCCCACGCCGTGGGGGCGGGGGCGCCCGGGCTGGCACCTGGAGTGCTCGGCGATGGCCACCCGCTACCTGGGGGCCGAGTTCGACATCCACGGGGGCGGTCTGGACCTGCGGTTCCCGCACCACGAGAACGAGCTGGCCCAGTCGCGGGCGGCGGGTGACGGGTTCGCCCGCTACTGGCTGCACAACGCCTGGGTCACCATGTCCGGCGAGAAGATGAGCAAGTCGCTGGGCAACACCATGACGATCGCCGAGCTGACCCGCACGGTCCGCCCGGTAGTACTGCGGTACGTGCTGGCCACGCCGCACTACCGGTCGAACATCGAGATCAGCCCGGAGTCGCTGGCCGACGCCACGACCGCCTACGAGCGCATCGAGAATTTCGTGCACCGGGCGGCCGAGCGGCTGGGGGCACCCGGATCGACCGAGAAGGTGCCGTCGGCGTTCGCGGCGGCGCTGGACGACGACCTGGGCGTGCCCGCGGGCGTCGCCGTGCTGCACGACACCGTGCGGGAGGGCAACCGGGCACTCGCCGAGAACGACGGTGCGGCGCTCGGAACGGCGCTGGACGAGGTGCGGGCGATGACCGCGGTGCTGGGTCTGGACCCGCTCGACCCGGCCTGGAGTACCGGCGGTGCGGCCGGCGACGCCCGGACCGCAGCGCTCGACGTGCTGGTGCGGGCCGAGCTCGATGCCCGCGCGACCGCCCGTAAGGAAAGAGATTTCGCCACTGCGGATGCCATCCGCGACCGGCTCGTCGCAGCCGGAGTGGTAGTCGAGGACACGCCGGAAGGCGCCCGTTGGAGTCTGGAGGCCAGTAGTGGCCGGTAA
- a CDS encoding CBS domain-containing protein translates to MRISELLRQKGGLVVTISPDRPVTELLDKLATNGVGALVVSADGQSVDGIVSERDVVRKLQRFGPGLLQEPVSEIMSRDVQTCPPATEIEELAKLMTNGRFRHVPVVDGDHLVGIVSIGDVVKHRMDELEGERDHLQAYINT, encoded by the coding sequence ATGCGGATCAGCGAACTACTCCGGCAGAAGGGCGGGCTGGTCGTCACGATCAGCCCTGACCGGCCCGTCACCGAACTCCTCGACAAACTGGCCACGAACGGTGTCGGCGCGCTGGTGGTCTCCGCCGACGGGCAGTCGGTGGACGGCATCGTCAGTGAGCGCGACGTCGTGCGCAAACTCCAGCGATTCGGCCCTGGCCTGCTGCAGGAGCCGGTCAGCGAGATCATGAGCCGCGACGTGCAGACCTGCCCGCCGGCCACCGAGATCGAGGAGCTGGCCAAGCTCATGACCAACGGCCGGTTCCGGCACGTGCCGGTGGTGGACGGTGATCATCTGGTGGGCATCGTCAGCATCGGCGACGTGGTCAAACACCGTATGGACGAGCTCGAGGGTGAGCGCGACCATCTGCAGGCCTACATCAACACCTGA
- a CDS encoding serine/threonine protein kinase, whose protein sequence is MPHDATARAAGDTGRIGQYRLVQRLGEGGMGVVHLGLDENGKAVAVKVLRPHIAGDPDARRRLAREVATLRRVRHPRVAGVLDADVEGDTPYVVTSFVPGKTLEKHVRDHGPLPRGHVARIGQVLADALRAIHAAGVVHRDVKPANVMLLDGEPVLIDFGIAHVADESRITHTGLVMGTPGYLSPEIIGGDAVSAATDWWGWGATLAYAATGRPPFGTGPIEVVLDRVRRGAMDVDGVDDGLRKTLTAALSVDPRRRPHHDELIAGLAAAAPSRPSTGPNSQGPSWGSRGDVYVTPDEETQRQPGPKEMAANRQIRPGDSTEIRLPATDDADEMPTARTPPPSFNTGFANAQTSVIPPHASGGNNDQTSVIPPHASGGNNDQTSVIPPPSARANAQTSVIPPHALGHGGNNSETSVIPPSWGSAPESTRRFDPPKPNQNSNLGQNAGPANGFEARTQQGQRPQNQSPQNAGQNPGQNPGQNRGQAPVLAKGRPIGDDPHQSQAHHDEDERGESVLDRLPLGSMPLFLFGLLVVLAGVAAVAPYGAIVIVAVGMIAARVVDRTSTALGHRRDTRGSRASDGLVTALSMPWRILSGALSTVFGLVLPALIGVSVAFIVASVQSGAASSSVVPGSPIPLAAGMVALLLTAWWGPGGGPVRRGTERVAAAITGGPTARLVAWSVIVLVLISCLVVLQNNEHKADWGPLEGSWLVNEITAS, encoded by the coding sequence ATGCCGCACGATGCAACCGCCCGTGCAGCAGGCGACACGGGGCGGATCGGTCAGTACCGCCTTGTTCAGCGCCTGGGAGAAGGCGGGATGGGCGTTGTCCACCTCGGTCTCGACGAGAACGGCAAGGCCGTCGCCGTCAAGGTGCTGCGCCCGCACATCGCGGGCGACCCGGACGCGCGTCGCCGCCTTGCGCGTGAGGTCGCCACGCTGCGCCGGGTGCGTCACCCGCGCGTGGCCGGCGTGCTCGACGCCGACGTGGAAGGTGACACTCCCTATGTCGTCACCAGCTTCGTCCCGGGCAAGACGCTGGAGAAGCACGTCCGTGATCACGGCCCTCTGCCGCGCGGTCACGTCGCGCGCATTGGCCAGGTGCTCGCCGACGCCCTGCGCGCGATCCACGCCGCCGGGGTGGTCCACCGCGACGTGAAGCCCGCCAACGTGATGCTGCTCGACGGTGAGCCGGTGCTGATCGACTTCGGCATCGCGCACGTCGCTGACGAGTCCCGCATCACCCACACCGGTCTGGTGATGGGCACCCCGGGATACCTGTCGCCCGAGATCATCGGTGGTGACGCGGTGAGCGCCGCCACCGACTGGTGGGGCTGGGGCGCCACGCTGGCCTACGCCGCCACCGGCCGCCCCCCGTTCGGAACCGGCCCGATCGAGGTCGTGCTCGACCGGGTGCGCCGCGGCGCGATGGACGTGGACGGAGTGGACGACGGTCTGCGCAAGACGCTCACCGCCGCGCTCTCGGTCGACCCGCGCCGGCGCCCGCACCACGACGAGCTGATCGCCGGTCTGGCCGCGGCGGCGCCCTCCCGGCCGAGCACCGGCCCGAACTCGCAGGGCCCGTCCTGGGGTTCGCGGGGCGATGTGTACGTCACCCCCGACGAGGAGACCCAGCGTCAGCCCGGCCCGAAAGAGATGGCGGCGAACCGCCAGATCCGGCCCGGCGACTCCACCGAGATCCGGCTGCCCGCAACGGACGACGCGGACGAGATGCCCACGGCCCGCACGCCCCCGCCGTCGTTCAACACCGGTTTCGCGAACGCGCAGACCTCGGTGATCCCGCCGCACGCCTCGGGTGGGAACAATGATCAGACCTCGGTGATCCCCCCGCACGCCTCGGGTGGGAACAACGACCAGACCTCGGTGATCCCGCCGCCGTCGGCCCGGGCGAACGCCCAGACCTCGGTGATCCCTCCGCACGCCCTCGGGCATGGTGGCAACAACAGCGAGACGTCGGTGATCCCGCCGTCCTGGGGTTCCGCGCCGGAGTCCACCCGCCGTTTCGACCCGCCGAAGCCGAACCAGAACTCGAACCTGGGCCAGAACGCCGGTCCGGCCAACGGTTTCGAAGCCCGGACCCAGCAGGGCCAGCGCCCGCAGAACCAGAGCCCGCAGAACGCCGGCCAGAACCCCGGCCAGAACCCCGGCCAGAACCGGGGCCAGGCCCCGGTCCTGGCCAAGGGGCGCCCGATCGGCGACGACCCGCACCAGTCCCAGGCGCACCACGACGAGGACGAGCGCGGCGAGAGTGTGCTCGACCGGCTGCCGCTGGGCTCGATGCCGCTGTTCCTGTTCGGCCTGCTGGTGGTGCTGGCCGGGGTGGCCGCGGTGGCTCCTTACGGCGCCATCGTCATCGTGGCGGTGGGCATGATCGCCGCCCGCGTGGTCGACCGCACCAGCACGGCCCTGGGGCACCGTCGCGATACGCGCGGGTCCCGGGCCAGCGACGGCCTGGTCACGGCGCTGTCGATGCCCTGGCGCATTCTCAGCGGCGCGTTGTCCACGGTCTTCGGGCTGGTACTGCCGGCCCTGATCGGCGTCAGCGTGGCCTTCATCGTCGCCTCGGTGCAGTCCGGTGCGGCCTCGTCCAGCGTGGTGCCCGGATCGCCGATCCCGCTCGCCGCGGGCATGGTGGCCCTGCTGCTCACGGCCTGGTGGGGTCCGGGCGGTGGCCCGGTGCGCCGCGGTACCGAGAGGGTGGCCGCGGCCATCACCGGTGGCCCGACGGCTCGCCTGGTGGCGTGGTCCGTGATCGTGCTGGTGCTGATCTCCTGTCTCGTGGTGCTGCAGAACAACGAGCACAAGGCCGACTGGGGCCCCCTCGAGGGAAGCTGGCTCGTCAACGAGATCACCGCGTCCTAA
- the ugpC gene encoding sn-glycerol-3-phosphate ABC transporter ATP-binding protein UgpC, producing MATVTYDQATRVYPGATKPSVDKLSLEIEDGEFLVLVGPSGCGKSTSLRMLAGLEDVNEGRILIGDRDVTQMPPKDRDIAMVFQSYALYPHMTVGENMGFALKIAGISKSEIQQRVAEAAKILDLTEYLDRKPKALSGGQRQRVAMGRAIVRQPQVFLMDEPLSNLDAKLRVQTRTQIASLQRRLGVTTVYVTHDQTEAMTMGDRVAVLKDGLLQQVGSPRELYDHPNNAFVAGFIGSPAMNLLNLPVVNGGVQFGDEVYRISEQTLNAGGRHVTLGVRPEDLSLSDRGLPVQVELVEVLGADAYLHGTLKSEGTDLPVIARVDGRRPPEKGQTVHLQAKEGHTHLFNADSGERLGA from the coding sequence GTGGCCACCGTCACATATGACCAGGCAACCCGTGTTTACCCGGGTGCTACCAAGCCGTCGGTCGACAAGCTCTCGCTGGAGATCGAGGACGGCGAATTCCTGGTTCTCGTCGGGCCCTCGGGCTGCGGCAAGTCCACCTCCCTGCGCATGCTCGCCGGTCTGGAAGACGTCAATGAAGGACGTATTCTGATCGGCGACCGGGACGTCACGCAGATGCCGCCGAAAGACCGCGACATCGCCATGGTGTTCCAGAGCTACGCGCTCTACCCGCACATGACCGTCGGCGAGAACATGGGTTTCGCGCTGAAGATCGCGGGTATCAGCAAGTCCGAGATCCAGCAGCGGGTGGCCGAGGCAGCCAAGATCCTCGACCTCACCGAGTACCTGGACCGCAAGCCGAAGGCCCTCTCGGGTGGTCAGCGGCAGCGTGTGGCGATGGGACGAGCGATCGTCCGCCAGCCCCAGGTGTTCCTGATGGATGAGCCGCTCTCCAACCTGGACGCCAAGCTGCGTGTCCAGACCCGCACCCAGATCGCGTCGCTACAGCGACGTCTGGGCGTCACCACGGTCTACGTCACCCACGACCAGACCGAGGCCATGACGATGGGTGACCGCGTCGCGGTGCTGAAGGACGGTCTCCTGCAGCAGGTCGGCTCGCCCCGTGAGCTGTACGATCACCCGAACAACGCGTTCGTGGCCGGCTTCATCGGCTCCCCCGCGATGAACCTGCTCAACCTTCCGGTGGTGAACGGCGGTGTGCAGTTCGGCGACGAGGTCTACCGGATCTCCGAGCAGACGCTGAACGCCGGCGGTCGCCACGTGACCCTGGGTGTGCGTCCGGAAGACCTCTCCCTGTCCGACCGCGGCCTTCCGGTCCAGGTCGAGCTGGTCGAGGTTCTCGGTGCCGACGCCTACCTGCACGGCACCCTGAAGAGCGAGGGCACTGACCTGCCCGTCATCGCTCGTGTCGACGGGCGTCGTCCCCCGGAGAAGGGCCAGACGGTCCACCTCCAGGCCAAGGAAGGCCACACGCACCTGTTCAACGCCGATTCGGGCGAGCGGCTCGGCGCCTGA
- the rlmB gene encoding 23S rRNA (guanosine(2251)-2'-O)-methyltransferase RlmB, whose product MAGNSSRKGATRRPGTKKGATVGTGGQSRKRLEGKGPTPKAVEREYHPAARRARSTAKTGGSQQRPAGTGGNRSQQKRSSTAGSSEMVAGRNPVVEALRAGVPAKVLYVAARIDSDDRVREAIKTAADAGLPLMEASRTDLDRLTGGAVHQGLALQVPAYEYSHPDDLLEAAARSGRPPLLVVLDGVTDPRNLGAVVRSVAAFGGHGVIVPERRSAGMTATAWKTSAGAAARTPVARTSNVNRVIESLKAAGCFVVGLDAGGDVSLPGLDLATGPLVLVAGAEGKGLSRLVRENCDAIASIPMIGGTESLNASVAMGVALYEVSRLRAG is encoded by the coding sequence GTGGCCGGTAATTCGTCGCGCAAGGGGGCCACCCGTAGGCCCGGTACGAAGAAGGGCGCGACGGTCGGCACCGGTGGCCAGTCCCGTAAGCGCCTGGAGGGCAAGGGCCCCACGCCCAAGGCAGTGGAGCGGGAGTACCACCCGGCCGCCCGCCGGGCCCGTTCCACCGCCAAGACCGGGGGCTCGCAGCAGCGTCCCGCCGGCACCGGTGGCAACCGTTCGCAGCAGAAGCGCTCGTCGACGGCGGGCAGCTCCGAGATGGTCGCCGGGCGCAACCCGGTGGTCGAGGCGCTGCGGGCCGGGGTGCCGGCCAAGGTGCTCTACGTGGCCGCTCGCATCGACAGCGACGACCGGGTGCGTGAGGCCATCAAGACGGCTGCGGATGCCGGTCTTCCGCTGATGGAGGCCTCTCGCACCGACCTCGACCGGCTGACCGGTGGCGCCGTGCACCAGGGCCTGGCCCTCCAGGTCCCGGCGTACGAGTACTCCCACCCGGACGACCTGCTCGAGGCCGCGGCCCGCAGCGGGAGGCCGCCCCTGCTGGTGGTTCTCGACGGTGTGACCGACCCGCGCAACCTCGGCGCCGTGGTGCGTTCGGTGGCCGCGTTCGGTGGTCACGGCGTGATCGTGCCCGAGCGCCGGTCGGCCGGCATGACCGCCACCGCGTGGAAGACCTCGGCCGGTGCGGCCGCGCGAACCCCGGTGGCCCGCACCTCGAACGTCAACCGGGTGATCGAGTCATTGAAGGCCGCAGGCTGTTTCGTGGTCGGTCTGGACGCGGGCGGCGATGTGTCGCTGCCCGGGCTGGATCTCGCGACCGGTCCGCTCGTGCTGGTGGCCGGGGCCGAGGGCAAGGGGCTCTCCCGTCTGGTGCGGGAGAACTGCGACGCCATCGCCTCGATCCCGATGATCGGCGGCACCGAGTCACTCAACGCCAGTGTGGCGATGGGTGTTGCGCTCTATGAGGTCTCGCGGTTGCGGGCCGGATAA
- a CDS encoding LacI family DNA-binding transcriptional regulator, whose translation MASAPRARLADIAVQAGVSEATVSRVLNGRSGVAEATREAVLTALDVLGYERPVRLRQHSAGLIGLIVPELDNPIFPAFAQVIESALAHHGYTPVLCTQTPGGVREDEYTQMLTERGVAGIVFVSGLHSDTSADPSRYVALRRRGLPIVLVNGYVEGLDAPFVSNDDVTSMDLAVNHLVAQGHRRIGLALGPRQYVPVIRKIDGFRTAMRRHLGRDDVDDAIECSLFSVEGGAAAAHRLIDAGCTGVICGSDLMALGVIRTVRDRGLQVPADVSVIGYDDSPLIAFTDPPLTTVRQAVQAMGAAAVRALLDDIHGGGHGAFAPRTEYLFRPELVVRGSTGSVPPGDQGVR comes from the coding sequence ATGGCGTCAGCACCCCGCGCCCGGCTCGCGGACATCGCGGTTCAGGCCGGTGTCAGCGAGGCGACGGTGAGTCGTGTGCTCAACGGCCGCTCCGGTGTGGCCGAGGCCACCCGGGAGGCCGTGCTCACCGCCCTGGACGTGCTCGGTTACGAGCGCCCGGTGCGGTTGCGCCAGCACTCCGCCGGGCTGATCGGCCTGATCGTGCCGGAGCTGGACAATCCGATCTTCCCGGCCTTCGCCCAGGTGATCGAGTCGGCGCTGGCCCATCACGGGTACACGCCGGTGCTCTGCACGCAGACCCCCGGCGGGGTGCGGGAGGACGAGTACACCCAGATGCTCACCGAGCGCGGGGTCGCGGGCATCGTCTTCGTGTCCGGCCTGCACTCCGACACCTCCGCCGACCCGTCCCGGTACGTCGCCCTGCGCCGTCGGGGCCTGCCGATCGTGCTGGTCAACGGCTATGTCGAAGGGCTGGACGCGCCGTTCGTCAGTAATGACGACGTGACCTCGATGGACCTCGCGGTGAACCACCTGGTGGCCCAGGGGCACCGGCGGATCGGCCTGGCGCTGGGCCCGCGGCAGTACGTGCCGGTGATCCGGAAGATCGACGGGTTCCGCACGGCGATGCGGCGGCACCTGGGCCGCGACGACGTCGACGACGCGATCGAGTGCTCCCTGTTCAGCGTGGAGGGCGGGGCGGCCGCCGCGCACCGGCTGATCGACGCCGGCTGCACCGGGGTGATCTGCGGTAGCGACCTGATGGCGCTGGGGGTGATCCGGACCGTGCGTGACCGGGGGCTCCAGGTTCCGGCCGACGTCTCGGTGATCGGGTACGACGACTCTCCGCTCATCGCCTTCACCGACCCGCCGCTGACGACGGTGCGCCAGGCGGTCCAGGCCATGGGGGCTGCGGCGGTGCGGGCCCTGCTCGACGACATTCACGGCGGAGGTCACGGGGCCTTCGCGCCGCGGACCGAGTACCTGTTCCGTCCGGAGCTGGTGGTGCGGGGGTCCACCGGGTCGGTCCCGCCCGGTGATCAGGGTGTTCGGTAG
- a CDS encoding DUF4032 domain-containing protein translates to MTTTRTLQITSAAPDPALLDLPWHLPLENWPANRLATLPRGISRHVVRFVNLSGNVLAAKEITEEFARREYGLLRLLRRLGLPAVEPLGIITGRTDKDGEDLDPVLLTRHLQFSLPYRAVFSQTMGPEPVMRLIDAQAVLMVRLHLSGFWWGDVSLSNTLFRRDAGAFAAYLVDAETGDLYDSLSRGQREHDLDLARTNIAGELMDLEAGGLLDEALDPVKTADAFIERYRTLWSELTAKEAFETDERWRVDARIRRLNDLGFDVGELNINTDVTGTSIEIQPKVVDAGHHRRRLLRLTGLDVEENQARRLLNDLDTYRAATDRQNVDEDVISHEWLARRFEPVVRAVPADLRGKLAPAEVFHEVLEHGWFISENQGRDVGIDEAVASYIRNVLVHRPDEKAVLGVDTQEMPVVIDPIA, encoded by the coding sequence ATGACTACTACCAGAACACTTCAGATCACTTCCGCGGCACCGGATCCGGCGTTGCTGGACCTGCCGTGGCACCTGCCTCTGGAGAACTGGCCGGCCAACCGGCTGGCCACCCTGCCCCGCGGTATTTCGCGGCACGTCGTACGTTTCGTGAACCTTTCCGGAAACGTCCTGGCCGCCAAAGAGATCACCGAGGAGTTCGCCCGGCGCGAGTACGGGCTGCTGCGCCTCCTGCGCCGCCTGGGTCTGCCCGCGGTCGAGCCGCTGGGCATCATCACCGGGCGCACCGACAAGGACGGTGAAGACCTCGACCCGGTGCTGCTGACGCGGCACCTGCAGTTCTCCCTGCCCTACCGCGCGGTGTTCTCCCAGACCATGGGCCCCGAGCCGGTCATGCGGCTGATCGACGCCCAGGCCGTGCTGATGGTGCGTCTGCACCTGAGCGGTTTCTGGTGGGGCGATGTCTCGCTCTCCAACACGCTGTTCCGGCGCGACGCGGGCGCTTTCGCCGCCTACCTGGTAGACGCGGAGACCGGCGACCTCTACGACAGCCTGTCCCGGGGCCAGCGCGAGCACGACCTCGACCTGGCCCGGACCAACATCGCCGGCGAGCTGATGGACCTCGAGGCCGGTGGCCTGCTCGACGAGGCCCTCGACCCGGTGAAGACCGCCGACGCGTTCATCGAGCGCTACCGCACGCTCTGGTCGGAACTCACGGCCAAGGAAGCGTTCGAGACGGACGAGCGCTGGCGGGTCGACGCCCGCATCCGCCGTCTCAACGACCTGGGCTTCGACGTCGGCGAGCTGAACATCAACACCGATGTCACCGGCACGTCCATCGAGATCCAGCCCAAGGTCGTGGACGCCGGTCACCACCGTCGCCGTCTGCTGCGCCTGACCGGGCTCGACGTCGAGGAGAACCAGGCCCGCCGCCTGCTCAACGACCTCGACACCTACCGGGCCGCCACCGACCGGCAGAACGTGGACGAGGATGTCATCTCGCACGAGTGGCTGGCCCGCCGGTTCGAGCCGGTGGTGCGGGCGGTCCCGGCCGACCTGCGTGGAAAACTGGCTCCGGCCGAGGTGTTCCACGAGGTACTGGAACACGGCTGGTTCATCTCCGAGAACCAGGGCCGCGACGTCGGTATCGACGAGGCGGTCGCCAGCTACATCCGTAACGTGCTGGTGCACCGGCCCGACGAGAAGGCCGTTCTCGGCGTCGACACCCAGGAGATGCCGGTCGTGATCGATCCGATCGCTTAG